From Deinococcus aquaticus, one genomic window encodes:
- a CDS encoding extracellular solute-binding protein, with translation MKRTLLAVTALLLAGTSLAQAKTLTVYSGRAKTFVDPVVQQFERQTGIKVNVRYGTDAQLVAALREEGSKSPADVYWGNSVGALGELAEEGKFTKLGTALTRNVSSDYLPDDRTWLPTTVRFRTLAYNTGKIKPESLPDSILDLPKMTSLKGRIGWTVSYPSFQDFLAAMISKYGEATTRQWIEGMKALQPKDYKTSNVGMLEAMRAGEIDVALTNHYYIQRVNRLSYPIDTYFFKNGDIGNLGNATGAAILKTSKNSASAARFLSALVAKDAQTFFLSVNFEYPVIGNILQPTTMLPYSDVSKRSPRIDPTVLPKNIDKAQKLLRDAGLL, from the coding sequence ATGAAGCGTACCCTCCTTGCCGTGACCGCCCTGCTGCTCGCCGGCACCAGCCTCGCGCAGGCCAAGACCCTAACCGTGTACTCCGGCCGCGCCAAGACCTTCGTGGACCCGGTCGTGCAGCAGTTTGAGCGTCAGACCGGCATCAAGGTCAACGTCCGCTACGGCACCGACGCCCAGCTGGTCGCCGCCCTGCGCGAGGAAGGCAGCAAGAGCCCCGCCGACGTGTACTGGGGCAACTCGGTCGGCGCGCTCGGCGAACTGGCCGAGGAAGGCAAGTTCACCAAGCTGGGCACCGCCCTGACCCGCAACGTCAGCAGCGACTACCTGCCCGACGACCGCACCTGGCTGCCCACCACCGTCCGCTTCCGCACCCTGGCGTACAACACGGGCAAGATCAAGCCCGAATCTCTGCCCGACTCCATCCTGGACCTGCCCAAGATGACCAGCCTCAAGGGCCGCATCGGCTGGACCGTCAGCTACCCCAGCTTCCAGGACTTCCTGGCCGCCATGATCAGCAAGTACGGCGAGGCCACCACCCGCCAGTGGATCGAGGGCATGAAGGCCCTGCAGCCCAAGGACTACAAGACCAGCAACGTGGGCATGCTTGAGGCCATGCGCGCCGGTGAGATCGACGTGGCGCTCACCAACCACTACTACATCCAGCGCGTGAACCGCCTGAGCTACCCCATCGACACGTACTTCTTCAAGAACGGCGACATCGGCAACCTGGGCAACGCCACGGGCGCGGCCATCCTGAAGACCAGCAAGAACAGCGCCAGCGCCGCCCGCTTCCTGAGCGCCCTGGTCGCCAAGGACGCCCAGACCTTCTTCCTGAGCGTGAACTTCGAGTACCCGGTTATCGGGAACATCCTGCAGCCCACGACCATGCTGCCCTACAGCGACGTGAGCAAACGCAGCCCCCGCATCGACCCCACCGTGCTGCCCAAGAACATCGACAAGGCCCAGAAACTGCTGCGCGACGCCGGCCTGCTCTGA